A genomic stretch from Triplophysa dalaica isolate WHDGS20190420 chromosome 4, ASM1584641v1, whole genome shotgun sequence includes:
- the rom1a gene encoding rod outer segment membrane protein 1a — translation MVVGKMKLTFQKRVKLVQGLGLLSWLATLCGAITFTLGCFLKTEFRRRSEVMDNTDIHCVPNTLMIVGLASMGINYFAGRICQDALDAGRFPRWKTFLKPFYGCSIFVTTLMLIAVILSYVMKGSLESSLKIGLKNGIRFYKDTDTPGRCFQKQTIDHLQMEFQCCGNNDYKDWFEVQWISNRYLDFSSKEVKDRIKSNVDGRYLVDGVPFSCCNPRSPRPCIQYKITNNTAHYNYDHHTEELNIFIGGCREALVNYYMGLMNTIGGVVLSVFLIQSSVLASLRLLQTSMEAVAGQENVEIETEGYLLEKGVKETLMEYLDPVLKLMWLNQVTSPEDTGTKNADS, via the exons atgGTCGTGGGCAAGATGAAGTTAACTTTCCAGAAAAGGGTAAAGCTGGTCCAGGGTTTGGGGTTGCTGTCATGGCTGGCAACACTGTGTGGAGCAATTACCTTCACTTTAGGATGCTTCCTAAAGACTGAGTTTCGAAGAAGAAGCGAG GTAATGGACAACACAGATATCCACTGTGTACCCAACACCTTAATGATTGTGGGCCTGGCATCGATGGGCATTAATTACTTTGCTGGTCGGATTTGCCAGGATGCCCTAGATGCTGGTCGTTTTCCACGATGGAAGACCTTCCTAAAGCCCTTTTATGGATGCTCAATATTCGTCACCACCCTTATGTTGATAGCAGTTATCCTGAGTTACGTCATGAAGGGCAGCCTTGAGTCTTCACTGAAGATCGGGTTAAAGAATGGCATCCGCTTCTACAAGGACACTGACACCCCAGGTCGCTGCTTCCAAAAGCAGACCATTGACCACCTTCAAATGGAGTTCCAGTGCTGTGGTAACAATGACTATAAGGATTGGTTTGAGGTGCAGTGGATAAGCAACCGCTACTTGGACTTCAGCTCAAAGGAAGTCAAGGA CCGCATTAAGAGCAATGTGGATGGCCGCTACTTGGTTGATGGTGTGCCTTTCAGTTGCTGTAATCCTAGATCCCCCAGACCTTGTATCCAATACAAAATCACCAACAACACTGCCCACTACAACTATGACCATCACACCGAGGAACTCAACATCTTCATTGGTGGTTGCAGAGAAGCCCTGGTCAACTATTACATGGGGCTGATGAATACAATTGGTGGTGTAGTactgtctgtctttctcatCCAG AGCTCAGTTCTGGCTAGTTTACGCCTACTGCAGACTTCTATGGAGGCCGTTGCAGGACAGGAGAATGTAGAGATCGAAACCGAAGGCTACTTGCTAGAAAAGGGAGTGAAGGAGACCCTCATGGAGTATTTGGATCCTGTGCTGAAACTTATGTGGCTGAACCAGGTAACCTCTCCTGAGGACACTGGAACAAAAAACGCCGACAGCTAA
- the si:dkey-273o13.3 gene encoding uncharacterized protein si:dkey-273o13.3 has product MMLQEQNEVLHHSLLKTTKKMECMGAEFKTGHQLLDSELQRTRIELTSLMDRFTRLQDKCSSTQQTNHLLENELNCVARMDGERERLNQRISELTEQLSDAKTTIQSLETINVTSILQDALVKHLKSDAPITPLPAAHPPAQFMDNDHYDKVSMTGDDQSLGTLPEEEESDWSEMGEDAQTNLPRGSHGIHENSSYVQWLQRQACWEGTHQFEKGNGDTESESGGEENNDHNHSHPLRIPHLKFTVHPETLPVPVADVSLARFRQSPDGPASEVYQIVDVCNLGSPIRVLSASLEEIHSIGLLKQQHQEDHHGQLRSNKSLMDLHQSQVSTRHASYEDNIVCNWKDANSQSSGEDVNCVVGLESAQKMLNHFIHDGESTHL; this is encoded by the exons AT GATGCTACAGGAACAGAATGAGGTTCTACACCATAGCTTGCTGAAGACCACTAAGAAAATGGAATGTATGGGAGCTGAGTTCAAAACTGGCCATCAGCTCCTTGACTCTGAGTTACAAAGAACACGCATAGAACTTACCAGCTTAATGGACCGGTTTACTAG ACTTCAAGATAAGTGCTCCAGCACGCAACAAACCAACCATCTTCTGGAGAACGAATTGAATTGTGTG GCACGTATGGATGGAGAGCGTGAAAGACTGAACCAGCGAATCTCAGAGCTCACAGAACAGCTGTCTGATGCAAAGACAACCATCCAAAGTCTAGAGACTATTAAT GTGACTTCAATACTACAAGACGCCCTGGTGAAACATTTGAAGTCTGATGCTCCTATAACTCCACTCCCAGCTGCACACCCACCAGCTCAGTTCATGGATAATGACCATTATGACAAAGTCTCAATGACAGGGGATGACCAATCATTGGGCACGCTTCCAGAAGAGGAGgaatctgattggtcagaaaTGGGGGAGGATGCACAGACCAATTTACCGAGGGGCTCACATGGAATTCATGAAAATTCATCATACGTGCAGTGGTTGCAGAGGCAAGCCTGCTGGGAGGGGACCCATCAGTTTGAGAAGGGGAATGGTGACACAGAGAGCGAATCCGGTGGCGAGGAGAACAACGATCACAATCATTCACATCCCCTACGGATTCCACATCTCAAGTTTACTGTTCACCCCGAAACCCTACCAGTTCCTGTTGCAGACGTCAGCCTAGCTCGCTTTAGGCAGAGCCCAGATGGCCCAGCTTCGGAGGTCTACCAGATCGTAGATGTGTGTAATCTAGGCTCCCCCATTCGCGTCCTTTCTGCTAGTCTAGAAGAGATTCATTCGATAGGATTACTAAAGCAGCAGCATCAAGAAGATCATCATGGTCAGTTGAGGAGCAATAAATCCTTGATGGACCTCCACCAATCACAAGTTAGTACCAGACATGCCTCATATGAGGATAACATTGTTTGCAATTGGAAAGATGCCAATAGCCAGAGTTCTGGAGAAGATGTTAATTGTGTGGTAGGTCTGGAGTCTGCTCAAAAAATGCTGAACCACTTTATTCATGATGGAGAGAGTACACACTTGTAA